The Pseudokineococcus lusitanus genome includes the window TCACCCGCTTCGGCCGGACGATCTACGCCGTCGGCGGCGGGCAGGCGTCGGCCACGCTCATGGGCCTGCCCGTGGCCCGGGCCCGCGTGGGCGCCTACGCCATCAGCGGCCTCTGCGCGGCGATCTCCGGCCTGCTCTTCAGCATCTACTCGCTGTCCGGCTACAGCCTCACGGCGCTGGGCCTCGAGCTCGACGCCATCGCGGCGGTCGTCATCGGCGGCACGCTGCTCTCCGGCGGCGTCGGCTTCGTGCTCGGCTCCGTGCTCGGCGTGCTCGTCCTCGGGGTGATCCAGACCCTCATCTCGTTCGAGGGCACCCTCAGCTCCTGGTGGACGCGGATCTTCGTCGGCGCGCTGCTGCTCGTCTTCGTCGTCCTCCAGCGCGTCGTCGTCCGCCGACGGCGGTGAGCGCCGGGACCACCGCCGGCGGGCGCCGCCCCGTCATGCAGGACGTCGCCCGTCGGGCGGGGGTCTCCCACCAGACCGTCTCCCGGGTCCTCAACACGCCGGACGACGTCCGGCCGGCGACGCTGGAGCGGGTCCGCCGGGCCATCGGCGAGCTCGGCTACCGCCCGGACCCCGTGGCCCGCAGCCTCGTCACCCGCCGCACGCGGACGCTGGGGGTGCTCACCTTCGGCACCGAGCACCACGGCCCCGCGTCGACCCTGTGGGCGGTCGAGCGGGGCGCGCGGGCCGCCGGCTACGCCGTGACGACCGCGGGCGCCGTGTCGCCCGCGCCGGACGACGTCCACGCCTGCGCCGTGCGGCTCGTCGAGCAGGGGGTCGAGGGCGTCGTCGTCGTGGCCCCCCGCGACGGCGCGGCGGCCGCCGTGGCCGCGGTGCCGCCGGGCACCCCCGTCGTCCTCGCGGCCGGCATCCCGGTGGCGGGCGTCCCGTCCGCCGTCGTCGACCAGGACGCGACCGCCCGGCTGGCCGTCGAGCACCTGCTCGGGCTCGGCCACCGGACCGTCCACCTCGTCGAGGGCCCGCCCGGCTGGGACGAGGCACGGGCGCGCACCCGCGGCTGGCGGACCGCGCTCGAGGCCGCCGGTGCGCCCGTGCCGACGCCCCTGCCGGGGGACTGGGGCCCGGCCGCGGGCCACCGCGCGGGGCAGCGGCTGGACGAGAGGGCGACGGCGGTCCTCGCGGCCAACGACCACCTGGCGCTCGGGGTGCTGCGGGCGCTCGCCGGACACGGCCGGCGCGTGCCCGAGGACGTCAGCGTCGTCGGCGTCGACGACCTGCCGCAGGGCGCGTTCTTCTCGCCGCCGCTGACGACCGTCCGGCAGGACTTCGCGGCGGTGGGCCGCGCCGCCGTGGGCATCCTCCTCGCGCAGGTGGAGCGGGGGGAGCGACCGGCGGGGGTCGTGCTGGCGCCCGTCCTCGTCGAGCGCGCCAGCACCGCGCCGCCGCCGAGGGACGACGTCCGTCCTTGACGATCGTCCGGTCTGTCCGCTTCACTCCGGTGTTAGCGCTAACTGGTCGGCGAGCCCGGGCGACGACGCCCGGACCGGTCCGCCCCGGCGCCCCTCCCAGCGCCGTCGTCCGACGGCGACGACGCCCGCGCAGACCGGAGCGACGATGCCGTCACCCCGCCCCCTTCCCCCCGTCCCCGCCCGCCGCCGGGCACCGGCCACCGCCCTCGCGGGCGTGCTGGGGCTCGGCCTCGCCGCCGGCCTCCTGGCCCCGGTCGCCGTGGCCGCCCCCGCCCCACCGGCGCCCGCTGCCGCGGCGTCGTCGGGGGAGGTCGTCCGGTACGCCTTCGACGCCGAGGGCGACGGGGGCACGCGGCTCACCGACACGAGCGGCCACGGCCGTGACGCCGTCGTGCGCGGCGGCACCTTCACTGGTGAGGGCTCCCTCCGTCTCGACGGCGACGGCGACCACGTCGACCTCCCCGACGACCTGCTCGCGGGGCTCACCGACATCACGGTCGAGGCCGAGGTGCTCGTCGACCCGGCGATGAGCGGGCAGTACATGCTCTGGGCCGTCGGCAACACCACCGGCGGCGTCGGCGACGGCTACCTCTTCGCCGACGGCGACCCCTACCGCACGGGACTGTCCCTCGGCGACTGGTCCGACGAGCAGGTGGTGCAGACCTCCTCGTCGCTGGCGCGCGGCGTCTGGACGCACCTGACCTACACGCTGTCCGACGGGACGGCGGTCCTCTACCGCGACGGCCTCGAGGTCGCGCGCACCGAGGGCGTCACCGCCGCACCCGGCGCGATCGGCGACGGGCGGACGACCGCCGCCTACCTCGGGCGGTCGGTGTACGACGCCGACCCGACCCTGCGCGGCGAGCTCCGGGAGTTCGCGGTGCACGACCGCGCGCTGTCCGCCGCCGAGGTGCTGCAGGCGTCCGGCGGCACCGCGGCCGTCGCGGACGTCACGGAGCCGTCGCTCAAGGTGCCCGCCGTCGTCGACACCGCCGCCGGCACCGTGCTGCTGCCCGTCCGGCCCGGCACCGACCGCACCGCCATGGCGCCGGAGCTGGTGCTCGCCGACGGCGCCACGTCCGTCCCGCCCTCGGGCTCGCGGCAGGACCTCTCCGGGGACCCCGTGCCCTACGTGGTGACGGGGGCCGACGGCGCCACGCGCACGTGGCAGCTCCGCGCCGTGGAGATGCGCAGCCCCTCGCTGCCGGGCCTGCACGCCGACCCGACGATCATGGCCGGCGACGACGGCCGCTTCTACCTCTACCCCACGGAGGACGGCTTCCCGGGCTGGGGGAGCACCACCTTCCACGCGTACTCGTCCACGGACCTCGTCGAGTGGACGGACCACGGCACGGTCCTCGACCTCGGGCCGGACGTGGCGTGGGCCGACGGCCGGGCGTGGGCGCCGGCGGCGGTGCAGAAGGACGGGAAGACCTACTTCTACTTCAGCGCGGACCAGAACATCGGTGTCGCCGTCGGCGACTCACCGGCCGGGCCCTTCACCGAGCCCCTGGGACGCCCGCTCGTCGACAAGGCCGACCACGGCGGTGCCCAGCAGATCGACCCCGCCGTCTTCACGGACGTCGACGGGCAGTCGTACCTGTACTGGGGCAACGGCCGCGCCTACGTCGTGCCGCTGGCCGACGACATGGTCTCCTACGACCCCGCCCAGGTCCGCGAGATCCCGGGTCTCGACGGCTTCCGCGAAGGCCTGTGGATGCACGAGCGCCAGGGCACCTACCACCTGACCTGGTCCATCGACGACACGCGCAGCGAGGACTACCGCGTCGGCTACGCCACCGGGCCGTCGCCGACGGGGCCGTGGACGAACCGCGGCGTCGTCCTCCGCAAGGACACCTCCCTCGGGCTGCTCGGCACCGGGCACCACTCGACCGTCCAGGTGCCGGGCACCGACGAGTGGCTCGTCGCCTACCACCGCTTCGCCGTGCCCGACGGCGACGGCACGAACCGCGAGGTGACGATCGACCACCTCGAGCACGGCGCCGACGGCCTGCTGCGCCCCGTGCGTCCGACGCTCGAGTCGGTGACCCTGGCCGAGGTCCTGGGGCCCGACCCGGAGCCGGAGCCGGGCGACGGGCCCGAGCCCGTCGTCGCGTACGACTTCCGGCTCGGGAGCGGGGAGGTCGTCACCGACGCCTCCGGCGGCGGGCGCGACGCCCGGGTCGTCGGCGGCGGCGCGCGGTCCGCCACCGACGGGCTCGTGCTGGACGGCAGCACCTACGTCGACCTGCCGGACGACCTCCTGCGGGGGCTCGACGACGTCACGGTGAGCACCGAGGTGCTCGTCGACCCGTCGCAGCGCGGCAGCTACTTCCTCTGGGGGCTCGGCAACACGCGCGGCGGCGTCGGCGACGGCTACCTCTTCGCCACGGGCGACCCCTACCGCACCTCGATCACCCCGACGAACTGGTCCGGCGAGGAGACGGTCGCGGGCGAGGCGGGGCCCCTGCCCCGGGGCGTCTGGCGCACGCTCACGTACACCCTCGAGGACGGCACGGCCCGGCTCTACCTCGACGGCGACCTCGTCGGCACCCGCACGGGCGTCGCCACCCGCCCCGGCGACCTCGGCGGCGGTCGGACGACCGCCAACTACGTCGGCCGCTCCCTCTACGACGCCGACGCCCGTCTGATCGGGAAGGTCCGCGACTTCCGCGTCTACGACGGCGCCCTGGACGCCGACGCGGTGGCCGAACTGGCCCCGGACCCGGCGGAGCGCGTGGCCGCCGACCTCGCGGCCCTCGACCTCGGCGACACGTCCGCCGTCACGGAGGACCTCGAGCTGCCGGCGTCCGGCCCCGCCGGCACGACGATCACGTGGGCGAGCGACGCACCCACGGTCGTCGCCGCCGACGGGACGGTCACGCGTCCTGCCTTCGGGCAGCCGGACGCCGTCGTCACGCTGACCGCCACGGCGACCGCCCGGGGGGTCTCGGCCGGCAGGACCTTCACCGTCACGGTGCCCGCGATGCCCGACGACGCGACGCTGGCCGCCGAGGCTGCCGCCGCGCTCGCCGTGCCGGACGCCGACCGGGTGCGCGGAAACGTCACGCTGCCGACGACGTCCCGCGGGGCGACGGTCGCGTGGGCGTCCTCGGACCCCGCCGTGGTCACCCCCACGGGCGAGGTGACGCGCGGCGACGGCGACGTCACGGTCACCCTCACGGCGACGGTGACGTACGGCGGGGCGACGACGACACGCGACCTCGACCTCCACGTCGTGGCCGCCGTCGACGTCGAGCCCTTCGAGGGCTACGCCTTCGCGTACTTCACGGGCGACAGCCTGGCCGGCGAGAACATCTTCATGGCCGCCAGCCGCGGCAACGACGCGCTGCGGTGGGACGAGCTGGACGACGGGCAGCCGGTCCTGCGCTCGGAGCTCGGGACCCGTGGGCTGCGTGACCCCTTCGTCGTCCGGGCGCCCGAGGGGGACAGGTTCTTCATGATCGCCACCGACCTGTCGATCGGCTCCGGCACGAGCTGGGACGACTCGCAGCGGCGGGGCAGCCGGTCGATCAACGTGTGGGAGTCCGACGACCTCGTCACGTGGTCGGAGCAGCGCCAGGTCGTCGTGTCGCCGGAGAACGCCGGCAACACGTGGGCGCCGGAGGCCTTCTGGAGCGAGGAGCTGGGGTCCTACGTCGTCTTCTGGGCGTCCAAGCTCTACCCCGAGGACGACCCGCAGAAGGCGTCGGCCCAGGCCAACCGGATGATGTACGCGACGACGCGCGACTTCCGCACCTTCACGGAGCCGGCCGTCTGGCAGTTCCCCGGCACCTCCGTCATCGACACCACGGTGATCGAGGAGGACGGGACCTACTACCGCTTCGTCAAGGACGAGGGCAGCGGCGTCACCGGCTGCACCGACATCATCCAGCAGCGCAGCCGCGACCTCCTGGCGGTCGACCTGGAGGACGGCCCGCAGACGTGGGAGACGCAGGACGAGTGCATCGGCCGCGACGCCGGCCTCCGGGCGGTCGAGGGTCCGACGGTGTTCGAGGCCAACGAGGGGGACGTCAACGGTCCCGGGTACCACCTCTTCCTCGACGAGTACGGCGGCCGGGGCTACCTCCCGCTGCGGACGGCCGACCTCGACGCCCCGGACTGGGAGGTCGCGGAGTCCTTCGACCTGCCCGCGAACCCGCGCCACGGCACCGTCGTGCCGGTGACCGCCGCCGAGCTGGCGACGCTCCGTGCCGGGCTCGACGGCGAGCCGCCCGCCGAGCCGGAGGCGCCCGGTGCGCCGACCGGCGTCACCGCGACGGCGGCCGACGGGGCGCTGGACGTCGCGTGGACGGCCCCCACCACAGGTGGCCCGGTCGCCGGCTACACGGTCACGGCGTCGCCGGGCGGGGCCACCTGCTCGACGGACGGCGCGACGACCTGCCGGGTGGGGGGTCTCGAGCGCGGGACCGCCCACACGGTCGTCGTCGTCGCCCGGGGGACCGACGGGGCCGAGGACTCCGCCCCCACGGCGGCCTCGGCGCCGGCGACGCCGGGCTGGGCGCCCGGCAGCGCCGACGGCGTCGCGGCCTCCGTCGCCGCCACGCTGTCGTGCGACATCCGGCGGACCACGCTGACGGCATCGGTGACCAACCGCGAGGCCGGACGGGTCGGCGTCCGCGTCGTCGTCCGGCGGGCGGACGGCACGCGCGTCGGCCGGCCGACGGCCGTCCGGCTCGCCCCCGGGACGACGCACGAGCACGTCGTCGCCCTGCCCCGCGGCGTCGACGACGCGACCGCCACCGTGACGGTGTCCCGCTGGCAGCGCGACGGCTCGGTCCGCTCGACGTACGAGGTGGGCACCACCGGCACCGGCTGCGCCTGACGCCGGCAGGACGACGACGCCCCCGGCGCCGCCCCGCGAGGGGGGCGCCGGGGGCGTCGGCCGTGGTGGGCGGCCGGGGTCAGGACGGGCCGCGGGGCCCCCGGGGCCGCTGGTCGTCGTCGCCGCGCCGGCGCAGGTAGCGCTCGAACTCGCGGGCGATGGCCTCGCCGCTCGCCTCGGGCAGCTCGGCGGTGTCCTTGGCCTGCTCGAGCTGCTGGACGTACTCGGCGATCTCCTCGTCCTCGCCGGCCAGCTCGTCGACGCCGCGCTCCCACGCCTCGGCCTCCTCGGCCAGGTCCTCGAGCGGGACGGCCGCGCCGACGACCTCCTCGACGCGGCCCAGCAGCGCCATGACGGCCTTGGGGGAGGGGGACTGCCCGACGTAGTGCGGCACGGCCGCCCACAGCGAGACCGCCTGCAGCCCACGGCTCGACGCCGTGTCACCGACGACGCCGACGATGCCGGTGGGGCCTTCGTAGCGCGACGGCTCGAGGGCCAGGTGCTCGAGGCCCGGGTCGTCGCTCGTCGACGTGATGGGGATGGGCCGCGTGTGCGGGACGTCGGCGAGCAGGGCGCCGAGGATGACGACCGTGCGGGCGCCGAGCGCCTCGGCGTGGTCGAGCACCTCGCGCGTGTAGGCCCGCCAGCGCATCGACGGCTCGATGCCGTGGACGAGGACGACGTCGCGCCCGCCCCCCGGGGGCCGCGCCCACGCGAGCCGCGTCGTCGGCCACGTGATGCGGCGGCGGCCGTCCTCGTCGAAGCCCGTGACCGGCCGGTTGACCTGGAAGTCGTGGTAGTCCTCGGGGTCCAGCTCGGCGAAGGTCGTCTCGCCCCAGACCCGCGCGAGGTGGTCCAGCGCGCCGCTCGCGGCCTCGGCGGCGTCGTTCCAGCCCTCGAAGGCCGCGAGCACGACGGGGTCCCTCAGCTCCGGCACCTCGGTGCCCCGGGACCGTCCCACCTGCTCGCTCACCACGTCCTCCTCGTCGGTGCCCCTCGCGGGCGCGGCGCCTGCTCGCCGGGGCCGCTCCACCCTACGGGCGCGCCGTGGACCCGCCCGTCGCACGGGCGGCGGACGGGCCCACGAGGGACGCCCTCGCCGGACATCGGGGCAACCGGCTCCCGCAGCCCGACTTCGCTGCCGAAGTCGTCGGGAGAGCACCCCATCACCCCACTTCGCTGCCGAAGTCGGCGGAAGCGCGTCCTGTCGTCCTACGTCGGCAGCGACGTCGACGGCAGAGGGCCCGTGGCCCACCTTCGGCAGCGACGTCGAGAAGGAGGGGCTCGTCGTCGGCTGCCCGGAGGGCGCCGGGGCGACGGGAGGGGCGGCTCCGGCGGCGGTACCCCGGGCGCGCCTGGGAGACTCGGGCCATGCCCACCCCCACGACGCCCGACCGCCCCGTCCCGCTCGCGGCCGCGATGCCGGCCGCGGTGCTGTGGGACATGGACGGCACGCTCGTCGACACCGAGCCGGTGTGGTGGGCGGCCGAGCGGGCCCTCGTGGAGGCGCACGGCGGCACGTGGTCGGACGAGCAGGCGCTGGCGCTCGTCGGCAGCCAGCTCGAGGTCTCGGCCGAGGTCCTGCGCGTCGAGGGCGGGGTCGACCTGCCCGTGCCGGAGGTCATCGAGGTGCTGGCGGCGTCCGTCGTCGCGGACCTCGTCAAGGGGCCGCGCTGGCGGCCGGGGGCGCGCGAGCTCGTCGCCGAGCTCGCCGAGGCCGGTGTGCCCCAGGCCCTCGTGACGATGTCGTGGCGGCACATCGCCGACGCGATGCTCGGCCACCTGCCCGAGGGCACCTTCGCCGCCGTCGTCACGGGCGACGTCTGCGAGCGCGGGAAGCCGCACCCCGAGCCCTACCTCCGCGCCGCCGAGGCCCTCGGCCTGCGCCCCGAGGACTGCCTCGCCGTCGAGGACAGCCCCACGGGCGTCGCGTCGGCCGCCGCGGCGGGGGTGCCGGTCGTCGCCGTGCCGCACGCGGTCGTGGTGCCCGCACGGCCCGGCGTCGCCGTGGTCGGCAGCCTCGCCGGGATGACCACCGGCGACCTCGCGGAGGTCCGGCGCGGCGTCCTCGACGCGGAGGGCGCACCGCCGCAGGGCGACTGACCCCGGTACGGCCCGTGTCCGACTCGTGACCTCCGGCGCCGTCGGGCTTCCCCCGGCCGGGCGGCCGCAGGGTTAGCGTCTCTTCGCCGTCGGCCGGACCGGTCGCGGCAGAGCTGACCCCAGGGAGACGACCATGGTCCGAAGCACGAGGAGCCGGGCCGCGGCCCTCCTCGCGGCGGGTGCGCTGCTGGCGACCGCCGGCTGCGTCCAGAGCGAGCGGGACGACACGGCCGGCGGGGGCGGCTCCTTCGTCTTCGCGGCGAGCTCGGACCCCGTCGTCCTCGACCCGGCCTTCGCCAGCGACGGCGAGACCTTCCGTGTGGCGCGCCAGATGTTCGAGGGCCTCGTCGGCACCGAGCCGGGCACCGCGGACCCGGCCCCGCTGCTCGCGGAGTCCTGGGAGACCGACGACGCCGGCGTCGTCTACACCTTCGACCTGCGCGACGACGTGACCTTCCACGACGGCACGACGTTCGACGCCGCGGCCGTCTGCGCCAATTTCGACCGCTGGTACAGCTGGACCGGTCTGCAGCAGAACGAGAACATCTCGTACTACTACAACTCGCTGTTCCAGGGCTTCGCCGAGAGCGAGGACCCCGAGCTCGTCGGCGGCCTCTACGACAGCTGCGAGGCGCAGGACGAGCAGACGGCCGTCGTCACCCTCACGCGGCCCTTCGCCGGCTTCATCGCCTCGCTGTCGCTGCCCGCCTTCTCCATGCAGAGCCCCACTGCCATGGAGGAGTACGACGCCGACAACCTCTCCGGCTCCGAGGACGACGTCCGCTTCAGCGCCTACGGCACCGAGCACCCCACCGGCACGGGCCCCTTCCAGTTCGACTCCTGGGAGCGCGGCCAGTCGGTCACCCTCACGCGCTACGACGACTACTGGGGCGACGTCGCCCAGCTCGACGAGGTCGTCGTCCAGACCATCGCCGACGGCAACGCCCGCCGGCAGGCGCTCGAGGGCGGCCAGGTCGACGGCTACGACCTCGTGGCCCCCGGCGACGTGCAGGCGCTCGAGGACGCCGGCTTCCAGATCGAGAACCGGGACCCGTTCAACGTCCTGTACCTCGGGCTCAACCAGGCCGTGCCGGAGCTCGCGGACCTCCGCGTCCGCCAGGCCATCGCGCACGCCATCGACAAGGACGCCGTCATCAGCCAGTCGATGCCCGAGGGCTCGACCGCGGCGACGCAGTTCATGCCCGACATCGTCACGGGCTTCTCCGACGACGTCGAGACCTACGACTACGACCCGGAGCGGGCGAAGGAGCTGCTCGCCGAGGCCGGCCAGTCCGACCTCAGCATCGACTTCGTCTACCCGACCGGCGTCTCGCGGCCGTACATGCCGAGCCCGGAGGACACCTTCGTCGCGCTGCGCAGCCAGCTCGAGGCCGTCGGCATCACGGTCAACCCGGTCGCGCTGCCCTGGTCGCCCGACTACCTCGACCGCATCCAGGGCAGCCCCGACCACGGGCTGCACCTGCTCGGCTGGACCGGCGACTACAACGACCCCGACAACTTCGTCGGCGTGTTCTTCGGCACGGAGAAGAACGAGTGGGGCTTCGACAACCCCGAGCTCTTCTCCGCGCTGGCGGCGGCCCGCGAGCTGCCCGACGCCGACGAGCAGGGCCCCGCGTACGAGGCGATCAACGACCAGATCATGGAGTTCCTGCCCGGCGTCCCGCTGGCCTCCCCGGTGCCGTCGCTCGCCTTCGCCCCCGAGGTCGAGGGCTACGAGCCCAGCCCGGTGCAGGACGAGGTCTGGAACGGGGTGACGGTCAGCTGACCGCCCCGCTCCCCGTCGCGGCCGTCGCCCCCTCCGGGGCGACGGCCGCGGCCGGTCCCCACCCCCGCCGCAACGCCGCGGCGTCCCCGACCCACGGCGAGGAGGCCGGGCCGTGCTGAGGTTCGTCGTCCGACGGCTCGCCCTCGTCGTCCCCGTGCTGCTCGGCCTGTCCGTGCTCCTCTTCGCGTGGCTCCGCGCGCTGCCCGGGGACCCCGCGCGCACGCTCCTCGGCGAGCGGGCGACGCCGGCGGCCGTCGAGCGCATCACCGTCGCCTACGGCTTCGACCAGCCGCTGCCGCTGCAGTACCTCACCTACCTCGGCCGGCTCGTCCGCGGCGACCTCGGGACGTCGGCCCGCACGGGGGAGCCGGTGCTCGAGTCCTTCCTCCTGCGCTTCCCGGCCACGGTCGAGCTGGCGCTGGCGGCCCTCCTCGTCGCCGTCCTGCTCGGCATCCCGCTCGGCTACCTGGCGGCGCGCCGTCACGGCAGCGCCCTCGACTCCTTCCTCGTCGGCGGCTCGCTGCTCGGGACGGTCATCCCCGTCTTCTTCCTGGCGTACCTGCTCAAGCTCGTCTTCGCGGTCCAGCTGGGCTGGCTGCCGACGGCGGGACGCCAGGACCCGCGCATCGACGCGACGCACGTGACGAACTTCTTCGTGCTGGACGGCCTGCTGACGGGGGAGTGGGACGCCGCCTGGGACGCCCTCGTCCACCTCGTGCTGCCCGCCGTCGCGCTCGGCACCATCCCGCTCGCCATCGTCGTGCGGATCACCCGCGCGTCCGTGCTCGAGGTGACCGGCCAGGACTACGTCCGCACCGCCGAGGCCAAGGGCCTCGCGCGCTCGGTCGTCCGCCGCCGCCACGTGCTGCGCAACGCCATGCTCCCCGTCCTCACGACGGTCGGGCTCCAGACCGGCCTGCTGCTGTCGGGCGCCGTCCTCACCGAGACGGTGTTCGCCATCAACGGGATCGGCTCCTACCTCTTCGAGTCCATCTCGACCCTGGACTACCCCGTGCTGCAGGGCTTCATCCTCTTCATCGCGCTCGTGTACGCCCTCGTCAACCTCCTCGTGGACGTGGGCTACGGCGTCGTCGACCCCCGGGTGCGTGCCGCGTGAGCGGCGTCGTGCTCCCGCCGTCCTCGGGCCCCGTGGGCCCCGGGGGCTCGGCCGGCGGTGACCCCGTGCCCGGCCTCCCGTCGGCGCTCGTGCCCGACGCGACGGCGGCCGACGAGCGCGGCACGAGCCTGTGGCGCGGCGCCTGGCGCCGGCTGCGGCGCGACCCGGCGGCGATCGTCGGCGCGGTCGTCGTGCTGGCCTTCGTCCTCGTCGCCCTGCTCGCGCCGGTCATCGCGCCCTACGCGCCGGCCGGGGCCCAGTGGGCGAACCAGGTGACGCCGTCGTCGGTGCCCGGCCCGAGCGACGAGCACCTCCTCGGGCTCGACTCCTTCGGCTCGGACCTCTTCACGCAGCTCGTCTACGGCGCCCGCCAGTCGCTCGTCATCGGCGTCGTCTCGACGGCCATCGGCCTGTCCTTCGGCGCGGCGCTCGGGCTGCTGGCCGGCGCCTTCGGCGGCTGGGTCGACACGCTCGTCATGCGGGTCGTCGACATCATGCTGTCGATCCCGAGCCTGCTCCTCGCCGTGAGCATCGCCGCGCTCGTCGGGCCCAGCCCGACCGCGCTGATGATCGCCATCGGCGCCGCGCAGGTGCCGATCTTCGCGCGGCTGCTGCGCGGGTCGCTGCTGAGCCAGCGGCGCGCGGACTACGTCCTCGCGGCGTCGTCGCTCGGCCTGCGGCACCGCACGGTCGTCATGAGCCACATGCTGCCCAACTCGCTGAGCCCGGTCATCGTCCAGGCGACGCTCGTGCTGGCCACGGCGATCATCGAGGTGGCCGCGCTGTCCTACCTCGGGCTCGGCGACCCCAACCCGACGGTCGCCGAGTGGGGGCGCATGCTCGTCCGCGCCCAGGACCGCCTGTCCACCGACCCGCACCTGGCGCTGCTGCCCGGCGCCTGCATCGCCGTCACCGCGTTGGGGTTCACGCTCCTCGGCGAGGCGCTGCGCGAGTCCCTCGACCCCACCTTCCGCCGGTGAGCGCCCCCCGCGGCGCCGGCCGCACCGCACCCCCCGGGAGCACCGTGCCCGACCCCGCCGACCGCCCCCTCGTCCCCCCGCCCGCCCGGGCGGAGCCCCTCCTCGAGGTCCGCGACCTCGGGGTGGAGTTCCGCCGCCGGGGCGCGCCGCCCGTCCGCGCCGTGGACGGCGTCAGCCTCACCGTCCGCCCCGGCGAGGTCATGGGCCTCGTGGGGGAGTCCGGCAGCGGCAAGTCCGTCACGTCGCTCGCCGTCATGGGGCTGCTGCCGCGGCGCAGCGCCGTCGTCACCGGCTCGGTGCGCCTCGCCGGCGAGGAGCTCGTCGGCGCGTCGCCGAAGCGCGTGGCCTCGCTGCGCGGGGCCCAGATGTCGATGGTCTTCCAGGACCCGATGACGTCGCTCAACCCCGTCGTGCCCATCGGCACCCAGGTCACCGAGGTGCTGCGCGCGCACACCGACGCCGACCGCGGCGCCGCCCGCGACGAGGCCGAGGACCTCCTGCGCCGCGTCGGGATCCCCGACCCGCGGCGCCGCCTGCGCGACTACCCCCACCAGCTGTCCGGCGGCATGCGGCAGCGCGCGCTCATCGCCATCGCGCTCGCCTGCAAGCCGCGCCTGCTCGTGGCCGACGAGCCGACGACGGCCCTCGACGTGACGATCCAGGCGCAGGTCCTCGAGCTGCTCAAGGTCCTCGTCACGGGGTCGGGCACGGCGATGCTCCTCATCACCCACGACCTCGGCGTCGTCGCGGGCCTCTGCGACGACGTCACCGTCATGTACGCCGGCCGTGTCGTCGAGACCGCCCGGCGGAAGGAGCTCTTCGCGCGGCCGGCGCACCGGTACACCGAGGGCCTCCTCGCCTCGGTGCCCCGCCTGGACACCCCGCGCGGCGAGCCGCTGCGGCCCATCCCCGGGACGCCGCGGGACACCGTCCCGTGGTCGCGGGCGTGCGCCTTCGCGCCGCGGTGCCCGCACGCGGGCGCCGGGTGCGACGACCCGGGGCTCGCGCTGGCCGTCCCGGCCGCGCTGCCCGCCGACCACCTCGTGCGGTGCGCCCACCCGGCGCTGCCGCAGCCGGCCGCCGCGGGGGCGGGCGCATGAGCGCGGCGCCCGGGGCCCGGCCCACGACCGGCACGGGCGACGCCGCGCGGGACGACGACGTCCTCCTGCGCGTGCGCGGCCTGCAGGTGCACTTCCCGATCCGCCGCGGCCTGCTGCTCGACCGGACGGTCGGGCACGTGCGCGCCGTCGACGGCGTCGACCTCGACCTGCGGCGGGGGCAGACGTACGGCCTCGTCGGCGAG containing:
- a CDS encoding ABC transporter ATP-binding protein, producing the protein MPDPADRPLVPPPARAEPLLEVRDLGVEFRRRGAPPVRAVDGVSLTVRPGEVMGLVGESGSGKSVTSLAVMGLLPRRSAVVTGSVRLAGEELVGASPKRVASLRGAQMSMVFQDPMTSLNPVVPIGTQVTEVLRAHTDADRGAARDEAEDLLRRVGIPDPRRRLRDYPHQLSGGMRQRALIAIALACKPRLLVADEPTTALDVTIQAQVLELLKVLVTGSGTAMLLITHDLGVVAGLCDDVTVMYAGRVVETARRKELFARPAHRYTEGLLASVPRLDTPRGEPLRPIPGTPRDTVPWSRACAFAPRCPHAGAGCDDPGLALAVPAALPADHLVRCAHPALPQPAAAGAGA
- a CDS encoding ABC transporter permease; this encodes MLRFVVRRLALVVPVLLGLSVLLFAWLRALPGDPARTLLGERATPAAVERITVAYGFDQPLPLQYLTYLGRLVRGDLGTSARTGEPVLESFLLRFPATVELALAALLVAVLLGIPLGYLAARRHGSALDSFLVGGSLLGTVIPVFFLAYLLKLVFAVQLGWLPTAGRQDPRIDATHVTNFFVLDGLLTGEWDAAWDALVHLVLPAVALGTIPLAIVVRITRASVLEVTGQDYVRTAEAKGLARSVVRRRHVLRNAMLPVLTTVGLQTGLLLSGAVLTETVFAINGIGSYLFESISTLDYPVLQGFILFIALVYALVNLLVDVGYGVVDPRVRAA
- a CDS encoding ABC transporter substrate-binding protein; this encodes MVRSTRSRAAALLAAGALLATAGCVQSERDDTAGGGGSFVFAASSDPVVLDPAFASDGETFRVARQMFEGLVGTEPGTADPAPLLAESWETDDAGVVYTFDLRDDVTFHDGTTFDAAAVCANFDRWYSWTGLQQNENISYYYNSLFQGFAESEDPELVGGLYDSCEAQDEQTAVVTLTRPFAGFIASLSLPAFSMQSPTAMEEYDADNLSGSEDDVRFSAYGTEHPTGTGPFQFDSWERGQSVTLTRYDDYWGDVAQLDEVVVQTIADGNARRQALEGGQVDGYDLVAPGDVQALEDAGFQIENRDPFNVLYLGLNQAVPELADLRVRQAIAHAIDKDAVISQSMPEGSTAATQFMPDIVTGFSDDVETYDYDPERAKELLAEAGQSDLSIDFVYPTGVSRPYMPSPEDTFVALRSQLEAVGITVNPVALPWSPDYLDRIQGSPDHGLHLLGWTGDYNDPDNFVGVFFGTEKNEWGFDNPELFSALAAARELPDADEQGPAYEAINDQIMEFLPGVPLASPVPSLAFAPEVEGYEPSPVQDEVWNGVTVS
- a CDS encoding ABC transporter permease; this translates as MPGLPSALVPDATAADERGTSLWRGAWRRLRRDPAAIVGAVVVLAFVLVALLAPVIAPYAPAGAQWANQVTPSSVPGPSDEHLLGLDSFGSDLFTQLVYGARQSLVIGVVSTAIGLSFGAALGLLAGAFGGWVDTLVMRVVDIMLSIPSLLLAVSIAALVGPSPTALMIAIGAAQVPIFARLLRGSLLSQRRADYVLAASSLGLRHRTVVMSHMLPNSLSPVIVQATLVLATAIIEVAALSYLGLGDPNPTVAEWGRMLVRAQDRLSTDPHLALLPGACIAVTALGFTLLGEALRESLDPTFRR
- a CDS encoding HAD family hydrolase, which translates into the protein MPTPTTPDRPVPLAAAMPAAVLWDMDGTLVDTEPVWWAAERALVEAHGGTWSDEQALALVGSQLEVSAEVLRVEGGVDLPVPEVIEVLAASVVADLVKGPRWRPGARELVAELAEAGVPQALVTMSWRHIADAMLGHLPEGTFAAVVTGDVCERGKPHPEPYLRAAEALGLRPEDCLAVEDSPTGVASAAAAGVPVVAVPHAVVVPARPGVAVVGSLAGMTTGDLAEVRRGVLDAEGAPPQGD